Within the Populus trichocarpa isolate Nisqually-1 chromosome 14, P.trichocarpa_v4.1, whole genome shotgun sequence genome, the region AATAATATCGGCCAGCAACAACagaatcagcagcagcagcaactaaTGCAAGATCCGAAGACATCTCTCTTTCAAGGGTTGCCACAGAATCTACTAAATTCAGTGCAACTTCCAGCTGAGGCCTATTGGGGCACAGGCGGCCGCCCTCCTTATTAGTAACAAAACAACAAACTTGTGgttttctctttgtttcctGAATTAACTTCTAAGTCATCAAtctccattcttcttcttcttcttgtatgCTTTAAAAGTTAGGTATCTTTCTAAGATGTTGTTGATCGTGTTGTTCAGCTGCCTTTGATTGAAGAAGGATGTACaaatttgtgggtttttttttcgcGGGTTTGGTGTTTATCATATTAGTAGCTCTTTGATTTAGCTTGAAGATGAAGCAGCATATCATCAGGATATGACATTACGATTATCTCTATTTCCCTTCATTTTCAGTTGCAGTTCTGGTAACTTGCCAAATAATTTATCTTCAATATTCTTCAAAGGCAACCAAAAACTTGCCCaggtctttttaatttatttcttcttctccttatgATTGTGTGCAAACTGCAGTTTGAGAGGAGGTTCTGTTACATGATCCAAACACAATTATCTATCAATTCTtttggaaataaaattatattatagttttcCATTCCTAGATTGCAGTGAATTAATATTATATCTTCATCTCtgaaatttcattttgttttcttaattttcatacACATAAGATTACATACAATAATATATAgccattatttttttcccctttacaCAGGTCCCAAAAAAATCCCCACTTTACAATACTGTCATCagtttatcatatttatttttaaggtaaGGACAGTTTCAAGGTTGGTGTAGGGGGAGAGGGAGTGGCAAAGCCTGATCACTGCACTTGAAGAAAGTCAGGTGATATATAGGAAGTTATGGGCTTAAGGGGAtaaattgtttgtttgttcgtttgttttttgctttttatgtgTGACTGGTTAGGGTTTTTAGTGAACATTAAGGAAGCAGTACTGGCATGGAGATGAACACTGGGTACTGGGTTCCACGTGCACTGCTCTGTAAAAGCTCCTTTTCGAGGCaacattgatatatatatatatatatatatatatataaaataattaaaaaaaaaaaaaacttcgatGCAAAGGCAGGACAAACAGACCTCAAGCGTTAAAACTCTCTCCCCCTAAAACTGTCACTGCAAAGGGTAGGGACGAATCAAGAAGCAAGGTAAGCATTATCaaagaaatgtttttgttaagaaaagACTGAATTCTTGAGTTGATATATACCCCTTGAAACCCTAGATTTTGTTCATAACTTCTTTGCACTGAAAAAACCAGCATTGAATCGTtcctttaatttatcaattagtTCTTCTAGCTAGGAGCCCAAGGATTTGATTTCATTTACCTTCTTCACTATATTCTTCAATGTATtagtaattaaattgattaattgatatctctctctctctctctctctctctctctatatatatatatatatatatatatatatatatacaaccatAACTGTGTGtgtctttattcttgtcttgcCATGCTATTTTATCTGCTAGTTGGATTAGCCAGTGCTTTGATTATGTGTTTGGAGCATTTCCCAGATCCTCTTatcactatatatattttaattacaaacTATCAGATTGTACAAGGTTTAAATtgaggaaatatatatatatatatatatatatatatatatatatatatatatatatatatatatatataaaataagtcACCTAGGTTTTGTACCTCTTGGgggagattattattattattactactattattattaggtGGACCATGTTTGTTGTACTTTGCGAAAATGCCATTCTGGTTCTTCATGATTAAAACATCTTGATTCTTTGAACTTCACTTCAATGATTAAATCTAtctgtatatataaaaatactgaGATCATTCCACTCTTATAATGTTTGCCTTttgctttgctttcttttccGGTACCTTTGTCTTGAAAGAACTCCAAAATTGATGACTTTATACCACGGCGCACACACCCTGCCTTTCCTTCACCGGGCCCTTTCcgattagatgtttttttatgtaatttatccCTCCTCGGAATATGATTGTAGTTTAGTGCTTGGGAACTTGTCCCACTGTGTCTTCTCACACGTTATTTTCTAAAGCTATAGTCATATAAATATTAGACTTGCAAAACATGACATAAAGATAATTAAAGAGCCCAATTATGAGGAGAAATGGGATACCAGGATCGATagaaaatttatgaaatctCTATGGTCTAATAGATTGTTTATTCACCCAATTTACCATAGAAACAGAATTAGATTCAAAGATGAGATTTCTCTAGAAAAATCTTGTATAGAAAATCATTCAAGAGCTTTGATTGTAACAAGCAATTCAGCTTCATTTGAATCTTTAATTCCTATATGAGCAGAGAGAAAACTCATCAGAAGGCCATTGTGATCACGAAAAACCCCATCAATACCAGCAAGACCAGGTTTGTCAATAGAAAAGCCATCAACATCCCTCTTTAGTACTGTAAGTGGCTTAGGTGGATACCAACAAAAGAGGAGATCTTGAAcactttttatttaaccatcAAACCAAACCATCACcctaaattaataaatcaatcaaagGCACAATAAGGgaagtcttaaaaaaaaaaaaaaaaactttgatccACGCACATGCAATCTAGTTAATATTGAAAGAAAGATAGTATCATAATCATGCTGTCTATTATTGAAGAGGAATTCATTTCTAACAAGCCAAAGAGACTATGAGTGCAAGAACAACATAAACCATACATTTCCTTGGAGTTTCCCCATAAACAAGATGTTTTCATTGATGAAAAAGGTCTGATATATTCCAAGGACAGCACCGAGATAAACTCTATCAATTAATAAATCTTGCCCAAACACACCAGTGTGTATAAAAAGGTGGTCAATAGTTTCCTAAGAATCCAAGCATAGAAGACAATCTTGCTTAAAGAACACCCCTTCTCTTGCTTAAAGAATACCCCTCCCGACCAAGACACCATCTCTAGTATATATTGATTTCGCCAAGAATGGTCATCCAGCTGAAGATTTCAACCTTGAGAGGAATCAATCCTTGTCACATACCATTGAAAGAATTGCATAGATTAATCTGACTCAAAGATGAAAGCATACAGCACATGGATTTGACTGAATAATCAccattagaattaaaaatatatatagatgtgACGTTGTGCATATTGCTCAGCTTCTGTTTAATTATCTACATCTTTCATTcaatttgttcttttgtttttcaaacctCCGATTCAGATCCCTTGCAGAAATGAGGGCCCTTTTGCTTATCTTATACTTCTACTTGGTATTCCTGTTACTTTGACCAGTTTCAGAGTTGCTCAAGAACTAGGAATGCGAGTAGTTAACTTGCGAGTGCATGGTTTTGAAGGTCAGCGTAACCTTTTGCAATAATCAaccaagaaattattaaatgggATTAGGTATAGATGGACTAATTAAAGCAATTACATCACATTTAGAATCTAGCTGCCACAATAATCAATAACAGTACAAAATTAAGACttaatatatatcaacaaaTCAGATAACGTTGATCCACAGATCTGTATGCTTAATTTAAGGTAAATATACAGGTGGCTAGCTACTCAATATAACtcatcaaacaaatataaattttaacaaaaaaaaaaggtgttttcTTTTGATAGATGCCTGGTTCGTAGGGTTACTTTTAATTAGATTCATGATTAAAAGCTAAATATATAATGTCACTGAAGAAGCAAAGCTGCCAACAGGTTTCTGGTTTAGCAAAGAGCTCATGGTTAGATCCTGCTTTTGAagtatttgaatttgaaaaattatatttcgtTGCAAAAGAAGGTCAAAATAGTCTGAAAGGTAATATCTAAgcccagaaaaaagaaagtaaaacagccatgtttttcattaatttcagaCGGCTCAGTGCATTGGAAGGATTAAAGCCATGTCCAATTAAGAGAAGGGTAAGTCTATATAAATCACATATGCAAATGGCAGTCCTAACGTCTTATGAGGATTGTGAATatgttctttaaattttaaatttgcgTTATCAATTCCTAGCatgatgttttgatttaaattaaccTTAATTCTTTGCTCTTGCAATGTGTGACAAGCTGTCAAGCTCATTAAATATAACGATTTATTGAATTCTTAAAAATGGTTCCATCCTAAGGAAATTAGAAAACATCTctatcttacaaaaaaaaaaaaacctcggaGGGATGTGTTTTTCTGAGTAAttgattttgctatttttagTTAACTAAGTACTCGTTTGTCAAATTGTGataggttttgtttttcaaagtgctttttatattttttttacctgaaaaaaaattaaattgatgttttttataatttaatatactgatatcaaaagttaaaaaaaaatctaaaaaaacataattttagtgtatttttaattaaaaaacatcgtgcattatattatcaaacacaaaCTAATCCTTTAGTTAAATTctatttattgagattttttctaATAAGGTCTTAGAAAAGTTTTGTTCTATACCTAAATCAatgtatttaagaaaaaatattttctcactAGCACTCttagattttgaaataattttgtgaTTTGGGCTCTCAATCAGAAAAGGGTGTGCTTTGAAAGACCCACTAAAAGCCCATTTATTTTgcgtaaaataatttatgaatggaaagtattttacatgtaaaatatttttcaatatttggcttaaaataaaatattttacatgtaaatatttttcaatggtgGTCGTGAGATGGCAGCAGTGATGAATAAAGTGGTCGTGGTAGTGATGAAGGAGAAGATGATGGTGACATGGTTATGGTGATGAGAAGATAATGGTCGTGGTGGTGAGAAGATAATGAAGAAGGTGGTGGTGAAGTGGTGATGGTAACATGGCAATGATAGTGAAAAAGATAGTTATGATGGTGGTGGAAGAGAAGGAGGTGGTGGTGATACGACGATGATAGTAAAGGAGTTGATGGTAAAGTGATGGTGATGTTGGCGGTGGTGagataatgatatataattaatattttatattgattaatttttttataaaatattttataaaaaaataaatattaaaaaatatttttcgataACAAACATGAGACCAACGAATGCTTTTTCACTGGTCCGTGGTAAGGATTGTAAGACATTGAAAGCCTTACACGGCTTTGATTTGACATCCGGGGGTTGCCATGCGGATGTGTAGTTGACTCCTGGGATttccatttttcaaaacttaaagaTAAAAGGGATGTCTTTGTTTCATTTAactgataaattcatttacgtCGTCGACCCCTTGTAAGGTAAGGGATCGTGAGTGGATATTTAGaaatgtaataatattattttttaaattattttttatttaaaaataaattaaaaaatacttttaatatcaaaaaaaactaatttttttaaaaaaataattaattaatttttgccGGGCCCTGATACTCACTCCCCCCTCTTCCTGGAGATTCATCATTATCAGATAATTAAACTCAAGATAATTGCTTTCGCATTCATCATTATCAGCGAATTCTGCATCCAACTTAAGATAATTTGCTTCCAACCAAAATTGATTAGAATCCTGTTGGATACAGTTGAAAAACATTCATTCCCTCTAACAAAAACACATCTCTAGAGACAAGGATCTACAGTCTTGACTATAGCAATGCGGAACAATGAAGATTTTCAttgctaataaataaaatgaatttacaCAAGCTGAAGTTCAGCTTAGTCCCTTGTCCTGCGGGACTTCAACTCCAGctacagatattttttttttttttcataatggCTACAAATCTATTCTTATCTCAGAACTACCATTTCCCTTCCTTTCCCGCCATCCGGCAACAAATATTAATACACTAGCACAACAACAAAGATTATAATCCCCCAGTCTCGCTTCTTTACACAAAAATTGCGAGAGGATTCCAACTGATCAAGCACAAAGAACGAAGCATGAATCTTGACCAATCTATACAGCAATCAAATAACCAGATTGGCCCACAGAAATGGATACGAGAAACTAAATGCGTGGTCAACACTCTATCCGTAACCGCCGCATTTCAGACCTGAAGGTGGAACTTGAATTCAAAGTCCGGCGAGCAAGGGTTCTTATGTCCTCTCGAGAACAATCTCGTGAGATACGAACTAGCTCCCAAAGTGCACCTCCACTGATCATTTCTTTTGCATTTACTTCTGAAATACAAGTAGTTTGGTGTTTCAAGGAACAAGTCCGAGGGAGTTTTTCTCGACTGAAAAGAGGAAGTGGCACTTACCTTGCTGTGCTAGGTGGCATAGGGCAAGCTCAATGTGGCGTCTGATTGGTGCAGCTTCATTATTGGCATTTTGTACAATCCATGGAAGTGCACCATCTTCTATAAGAAGAGATCTGCCACTTTTTAATCCTGTGGTAGGCCAGCataatgttaaatattaaaaatatagatttttacaCATTTTCCCATATGAATATGCTCATAACAGCAGACTATGCGCTATCAGATATATTATCAGCCAGGGTGATTTTGGACTGGATGGCACATTATCTACAGGTAGCTAACTTCTTGGTAGAAGAATCCAATCAGCTGAGATCATTTAATAGcattcacttgaaaaaaaataaggtgcAATAATTATCCCCTCAACCCTTATGTTGACCTGGTGCCCGGCAACCAAGTAAACCCACTTGAACAAAACCCAGGAAAAGCGCTAATCAGAAacttcaacctaaaatcaaacaTTATACCAGAAAATATTTTCCCAAGTCACTCATGAATATATAAACTTTCCCTAATCACAAATGATAAATTTCCATTTTCTGATTTGACAAACTAACACACAGATTGAATGTAACATCAATGCTGTTATGGTCCAGATAAGCTTGTTTGCAGACCTTAGATACTAAATTTCATAGTCAAGCTCAAGATCATATGAGACTGAGAACTAACCTTGAGTAGATGCTCGGGACTCGCATTTTGCAAAGTTTGCAATCCCACGAGCAACTTGGGAAAGAACATCAGGATGTCCACATCTCTCCATTCCTAGCAAAGCCCTTATCCCACCTTCAGACCTCAACTTCATTTGTAGCTTATCTGTGGGACAAAAGGAATATAGGATAGCAATAAAGCACAATAAGTTGATATGACATCCAGTTTAAGACACTGAAAGCATACAATTTTCATTTGAGTCTCGAATCACATAGAGGAGGCAAATTAAAAGCTGCAGCAAATGTATTTCTCTCAGTGGCATCTTTTTAGCACTGCATATTTGCTGAAGCAAAGATAAAGAACATGTATTCGGCCTccagaaattattaaattaactttcTTTTATGAGTATGCTCCAATTGTTATTGAACTTAGATTGACAAAAGAGAGACTCAATCCTGAGACCTTATGCCTCTTGTTCATGAAAGAGTGCTACTAAACTACAAGCTCAATGGTAAATTATCAAACCAACTATTCATCAAGAATTGATAACGACATGGTGTTAGATATACTCCTTTACTGAAACGAGTTCTATATTTTCATTCTTGGAATCCTGTCTTGATGAAGGTTTCGTAAtcttttcaattctattttataCCTAAGTGATCTTCTTACAAAGTTAATTTACATGAATGACCAAAAATATGtgacaataaaagaaacaatatCATGACACAGCAGAACAAGCAGTATACCGTTTCCACACAGATTTGCAATAGCTCCAGCAACCATGCGTAGAGTTTGAGGATCCTCAGCATCAGCTGCTGTCATAGATAACAAACTAATTCCCCCTTGAACCATGATTAGTTCTTGATTTGCTTCTGGAAGAAAGGCAACAATACACAAAACCTATATATTTAGGAGCTGATTGGTGTTGGAACCATTAAGCAATACATGTGAAGATGACAAGAGAAAGGTATGAGTGACAATTACCATTCATTGCAAGATTGGCAATTGCACCAGCTGCTACCCTGCGAATAGTTTCATCCTCAAAGCTTCTAAGAAGCATCAGCAAGGAAGTAAGACCACCAGATTCAAcaatcttttcttgatttgCTTCTGCATAATATACAAGGTGAAACACAAACCAGTtgcatgaaacaaaaaaaaaaggcataacAAAGTATTATAGTATGAACCTACGATCTACCACAACCCAACTCATCCATTACCACAGTAACTGAGTACTGACCTTCAGCAGCTAGATTAGCCACCACTTTTACAGCGTGTATTCGTACATTGGCATCTTCTGATTCGAGCAGCGACAAAATTTTTTGCAATCCAACTGTAAAAATTCATTTGtcacaaaacttaaaaaaaaacatggaccaAAAATGGTTTATGATTTAGTGAAGGCATTTTATTACCATGTTCATAAAGGGGGGCAATAAACACAAGGACCAAAAATGGTTTATGATTTTGTGAAGTATTTTATTACCGTGTTCATAAAGGGGGGCAATTGGAGCCTTCTGTCCATTCACAGTCTCTTTGAACTGTAAGTGCCTAACTTGTGACATACGAGGATCAACACCATTGAAACCATTTGCAGATCCACTTCTTTCAAGACTCTCTTTTGCCTATAAACATGGAATCAATGTAACCAGATTAAAGTTAGAGATGATACATGATTGTTTGACTGTGGTTAACAAAGGCTAAGGAGGGACAACTGGACAAGGATGTTGCATCTTGTAACCCATTATAATTAATAACTCAATCTGTGAATTAAaagcatatttaaaaataaaacacgtCCCTCTGAATTAAGAGCAAATGATCATGGTTTAAGTTGTTAtgcacacaaaaaagaaaaccgcTAAATATTTCTAAATCGAATTATACCTGACCAGCTTCAAAGGTTAATTGCAATAACTGACTTTGTAGGATCGCAACTTCTTCTTCCAGACTCTTTTTCTTATAAGCTTCATCCTCCAAGATCCTGTGAAGCCTTACAATCTCTGTGTCTCCACCAGCCTAGTGCATGAAAAATAATCCCTTGTGCATAAATAATGAATaactttattcttctttttttggtcaGTTGGGGGTTGATGATGGAGGGTTTGGTAAAGGTTAAGAGAGGAAAGGCAATACAAAGCTTAATCCTTACCCCAGGCTGCATAAATTGTTCAAATTGACTCTTAAGTTTGTTGAGCTCATCTTCAGCTGCCTTTCTTAGCTGAATTTCATTTTGAAGTAACTTTCTGAGCTCGGAAACTTCCTCAGAAACAGAGCCCAGCTCCTGAGAAATAGAGTGGACACAGAAGAAAAGGctggggtaaaattgaaaatatttggcAAATCAATTGTTAGAAGGCAAGATTAAATGCATTGAAAAGGGTTAAGATATAACAGCAACACATTCATTGCATCACAGTGCCACAAGTCCATTGCAGGACCAAGAGATTCTGTGCTGTACTATAAATGCAGCATCATAATTATCAGGGACACACCGGTCTGATGAccaaaaaattactttatcaAAGGTCAATTTATACACCAGCTGGATGAAATGAAAAGTTTGAAAGGATTGAGTCCTAACTGCAATTCATAAATTTCAATATACGTCAATAAGCATCCTATTGTTAAACATCATGGTCATAAGACTCCATTCTCAACAGCAACAAGTGCCACAGAAAGAGTACCTCTCCATTGCAATTACCATTGATGAAGCCATCACAGTCATGCCTTCGCTGATTTGCTACCAATTTTTCCTCTAGCTCCTTGACAGATTCCATGTATTCCATCTGACACTTTAGCCTCTCCTTctataaacaacaacaagaaactTGAAGGAGTGGAAGGAAAAATATcatagtaatcaaaataatagggcTCCAAGTTGATGTTAAGAAGTAATAGGGAATGAAAGGAGCAAACTGCCAAGAAGAAACTCCTTGCTAAAGCATTTAAAGTCCctgaattttcatttttcttgctcTTTCCAAGTTCTAAACAAACACTAAACCCTGAATGAGTTTATAAGATAAATAGTattgacaaaaaagaaaaacaagagtgCCATCTATGATCATTGCAGCCTCAGCTCTTTCCACTTTTGTACAAAAGAACAAGATCAAATGATTAAACACAGTGCTACTTTTTAAAAGCAATATGCAAGGCTCTTCTTCACATGAAATAATCAATAGCTAAACTGACCTCTAACGCTTCTGCAAAGTTCCTTTCCACCTCAGTAATTCGATTTTGTGCTTCTTGATTTATTCTTTCAACTTCATTGTCAAAGGCTTTCTGCTGCCTTTCATTTTCTGCAATGAGCTTGTCCACTTGTATTTCAAGCTTTCTAGATAAACTTTTGTAATCAAACTCTTCCTTTATTTTCAACATGTTCTCCACCTTCATTGCCTAAAGACAGATGAAGTAACATTTGCAATCAGTTGGTTGTTTATGCTACATGCAATGTCTAACATACACTTCTACATTGTCATCATAAACACACtatgcataaattaaaaatctcatTAACAGGGATGCCATGTAAAAGCAGAATGAAGTCATGCGGTAAAAAGGTTGAAATACAAATCTCACAATAGCATTTGTACTTTGTCCATTAtaacagagaaagaaagaaaatagtttGATGGCAGGTACTGCAAAAATTGAAGACATAACACATGAATCAAAAGTGCTCACCCTTTGTCCAAACAATATAGTACTTGAAGTTTCCCCCCGATGGCGTGGTGATGGGCCAATGGTCACAATTAACGAAGTTCTTGCTGTGCCTGCAGTGGGATGACATGTGACCAAAATATGAATGGGTATTTTTTTGCAGAGAAATCTGGAGTAAGAAGCAagtttatttatgaaataaaagttattGAATGGTAAATTTGTAGATTAATTATtcctctcaagaaaaaaaagggtaggTTAATGGTTCAAACAATCCCTAATTTGGATCATCGACAACATCTAATGAATTGATCCAATCAGATAACATCAAAGCCTGAGA harbors:
- the LOC7488906 gene encoding kinesin-like protein KIN-UB, with amino-acid sequence MASSCNGAFRNGSSSAQRPLKPLTASNLKSTSFKSRVHSSHAPPPPFRRSYPSNFSATADGVPGRVRVAVRLRPRNAEELAADADFADCVELQPELKRLKLRKNNWDADTYEFDDVLTEFASQKRVYEVVAKPVVESVLDGYNGTVMAYGQTGTGKTFTLGHLGDDDTASRGIMARAMEDVLADISPETDSVSVSYLQLYMEAVQDLLVPANDNISIVEDPKTGDVSLPGATVVQIRDQQSIVELLRLGEANRIAANTKLNTESSRSHAILMVHVKRSFAGREDALSSEIDNASHLVKPSKLIVRKSKLVLVDLAGSERVHKSGSEGHMLEEAKSINLSLSALGKCINALAENSPHVPIRDSKLTRLLKDSFGGTARTSLIVTIGPSPRHRGETSSTILFGQRAMKVENMLKIKEEFDYKSLSRKLEIQVDKLIAENERQQKAFDNEVERINQEAQNRITEVERNFAEALEKERLKCQMEYMESVKELEEKLVANQRRHDCDGFINGNCNGEELGSVSEEVSELRKLLQNEIQLRKAAEDELNKLKSQFEQFMQPGAGGDTEIVRLHRILEDEAYKKKSLEEEVAILQSQLLQLTFEAGQAKESLERSGSANGFNGVDPRMSQVRHLQFKETVNGQKAPIAPLYEHVGLQKILSLLESEDANVRIHAVKVVANLAAEEANQEKIVESGGLTSLLMLLRSFEDETIRRVAAGAIANLAMNEANQELIMVQGGISLLSMTAADAEDPQTLRMVAGAIANLCGNDKLQMKLRSEGGIRALLGMERCGHPDVLSQVARGIANFAKCESRASTQGLKSGRSLLIEDGALPWIVQNANNEAAPIRRHIELALCHLAQQEVNAKEMISGGALWELVRISRDCSREDIRTLARRTLNSSSTFRSEMRRLRIEC